Proteins found in one Streptococcus mitis genomic segment:
- a CDS encoding aspartate carbamoyltransferase catalytic subunit, with protein MSENQQALNHVVSMEDLTVDQVMKLIKRGIEFKNGAQLPYEDHPIVSNLFFEDSTRTHKSFEVAEIKLGLERLDFDVKTSSVNKGETLYDTILTLSALGVDVCVIRHPEVDYYRELIASPTITTSIINGGDGSGQHPSQSLLDLMTIYEEFGHFEGLKVAIAGDLDHSRVAKSNMQILKRLGAELYFAGPEEWRSQEFADYGQFVTIDEIIDQVDVMMFLRVQHERHDSGAVFSKEDYHAQHGLTQERYDRLKETAILMHPAPVNRDVEIADHLVEAPKSRIVQQMTNGVFVRMAILESVLASRNAN; from the coding sequence ATGTCAGAAAATCAACAAGCATTGAACCATGTGGTGTCCATGGAAGACCTCACTGTCGATCAAGTGATGAAATTGATCAAGCGAGGAATTGAGTTTAAAAATGGAGCCCAACTTCCTTATGAAGACCATCCGATTGTTTCCAATCTTTTCTTTGAGGATTCTACACGGACGCATAAGTCCTTTGAAGTGGCAGAGATTAAACTGGGGCTGGAACGACTTGACTTTGATGTGAAAACTAGTTCGGTTAACAAGGGTGAGACACTTTATGATACCATCCTGACTCTGTCTGCTTTAGGAGTGGATGTCTGTGTGATTCGCCACCCAGAGGTTGACTACTACAGAGAGTTAATTGCTAGTCCCACGATTACGACTTCCATCATCAATGGTGGAGATGGTTCGGGCCAACACCCTAGCCAGAGCTTGCTTGATTTGATGACCATTTATGAGGAATTTGGCCACTTTGAGGGGCTTAAGGTTGCTATTGCAGGTGACTTGGACCACTCACGCGTTGCCAAATCCAATATGCAGATTTTGAAACGCTTGGGAGCTGAACTTTACTTTGCTGGACCTGAGGAATGGAGAAGTCAAGAGTTTGCAGATTATGGACAGTTTGTAACCATTGATGAAATAATTGATCAGGTGGATGTCATGATGTTTCTCCGTGTGCAACATGAACGCCATGATAGTGGTGCAGTGTTTTCAAAAGAAGACTACCATGCCCAACATGGCTTGACTCAAGAACGTTACGATCGTTTGAAAGAAACAGCAATCCTTATGCACCCAGCTCCAGTCAATCGTGATGTAGAAATTGCAGATCACTTGGTTGAAGCACCAAAATCACGGATTGTCCAACAAATGACCAATGGTGTCTTTGTTCGAATGGCAATCTTAGAATCCGTATTGGCGAGTAGAAACGCCAACTAA
- a CDS encoding YceD family protein: MKLNIQEIRKQSEGLHFEQTLDLAADLRARNQEILDVKDILAVGKVQYEDRMYFLDYQLSYTIVLASSRSMEPVELAESYPVTEVFMEGATNQLDQEVLDDDLVLPIENGELDLAESVSDNILLNIPIKVLTAEEEAGQGFVSGNDWQIMTEEEYQAQQAVKKEVNSPFAGLQGLFDGDK, from the coding sequence ATGAAATTAAATATTCAAGAAATTCGTAAGCAGTCTGAAGGCTTGCATTTTGAACAAACCTTAGACCTAGCCGCAGACCTGCGTGCACGTAATCAAGAAATTTTAGATGTAAAAGATATCCTTGCAGTTGGAAAAGTACAGTACGAAGACCGTATGTATTTCTTAGATTATCAGTTGTCTTATACCATTGTCCTTGCTTCCAGTCGTAGTATGGAGCCAGTTGAGTTGGCTGAATCTTATCCAGTAACGGAAGTTTTCATGGAAGGCGCAACCAACCAGCTAGATCAAGAAGTTTTAGACGATGATTTGGTCTTGCCTATCGAAAATGGAGAACTAGACCTTGCTGAGAGCGTATCAGACAATATCCTGCTGAACATTCCTATCAAGGTTTTGACGGCTGAAGAAGAAGCTGGTCAAGGATTTGTTTCAGGAAATGACTGGCAAATCATGACAGAGGAAGAATACCAAGCTCAACAAGCAGTTAAGAAAGAAGTAAACAGTCCTTTTGCTGGCTTACAAGGACTATTTGATGGAGACAAATAA
- a CDS encoding carbamoyl phosphate synthase small subunit has protein sequence MTKRLLLLEDGTVFEGKAFGADIDVTGEIVFNTGMTGYQESITDQSYNGQILTFTYPLVGNYGINRDDYESIIPTCKGVVVFEEARRASNWRNQMTLDEFLKAKKIPGISGIDTRALTKIIRKHGTMRATLTHVGDSMDHVTDQLQATVLPTDNIKQVSTKTSYPAPGVGLSVVLVDFGLKHSILRELSKRNCNVTVVPYSTTAEEILHLNPDGVMLSNGPGNPEDVPAALDMIRGVQGKIPIFGICMGHQLFAMANGAKTYKMKFGHRGFNHAVREIATGRVDFTSQNHGYAVSREDLPEHLIITHEEINDKSVEGVRHRYQPAFSVQYHPDAAPGPHDASYLFDEFIEMMEAFKQSN, from the coding sequence ATGACAAAAAGACTTCTATTATTAGAAGATGGAACAGTTTTTGAAGGCAAGGCCTTCGGAGCAGATATTGATGTAACAGGCGAAATCGTCTTTAATACAGGCATGACCGGCTACCAAGAATCCATTACAGACCAGTCTTATAATGGACAAATCTTGACCTTTACTTATCCTTTGGTAGGAAATTATGGAATTAACCGTGATGATTACGAATCCATTATTCCAACTTGTAAGGGAGTCGTTGTTTTCGAAGAAGCACGTAGAGCTAGCAACTGGCGCAACCAAATGACGCTGGATGAATTTTTGAAAGCCAAGAAAATTCCAGGTATTTCAGGAATTGATACACGTGCTCTTACCAAGATTATCCGTAAGCATGGTACCATGCGTGCAACCTTGACCCATGTTGGGGACAGCATGGACCATGTGACGGACCAGCTCCAAGCAACAGTTTTGCCGACAGATAATATCAAGCAGGTTTCTACTAAAACTTCCTATCCAGCTCCAGGAGTTGGTTTGAGTGTAGTGCTAGTGGATTTTGGTCTCAAGCACTCAATTCTACGTGAACTTTCTAAACGCAACTGTAACGTGACAGTTGTTCCTTATTCGACAACGGCTGAAGAAATTCTTCATCTCAATCCTGACGGAGTGATGTTGTCAAATGGTCCTGGGAATCCAGAAGATGTTCCGGCTGCACTAGATATGATTCGTGGTGTGCAAGGAAAAATTCCAATCTTTGGTATTTGTATGGGGCATCAACTCTTTGCAATGGCAAATGGTGCTAAGACCTATAAGATGAAATTTGGACACCGTGGATTCAACCATGCGGTACGCGAAATTGCTACAGGACGTGTGGATTTTACAAGTCAAAACCATGGTTATGCAGTTAGCCGTGAGGATTTGCCAGAGCACTTGATCATCACCCACGAAGAAATCAATGACAAGTCAGTTGAAGGTGTGCGTCACAGATACCAACCTGCTTTCTCTGTTCAATACCACCCAGACGCAGCCCCTGGTCCACACGACGCCAGCTACCTATTTGACGAGTTTATCGAGATGATGGAAGCTTTTAAACAATCAAACTAA
- the carB gene encoding carbamoyl-phosphate synthase large subunit yields the protein MPKRTDIQKIMVIGSGPIIIGQAAEFDYAGTQACLSLKEEGYEVVLVNSNPATIMTDKEIADKVYIEPITLEFVTRILRKERPDALLPTLGGQTGLNMAMELSKNGILDELGVELLGTKLSAIDQAEDRDLFKQLMEELNQPIPESEIVNTVEEAVAFAVTIGYPVIVRPAFTLGGTGGGMCANEEELREIAENGLKLSPVTQCLIERSIAGFKEIEYEVMRDSADNALVVCNMENFDPVGIHTGDSIVFAPAQTMSDYENQMLRDASLSIIRALKIEGGCNVQLALDPHSFKYYVIEVNPRVSRSSALASKATGYPIAKLAAKIAVGLTLDEVINPVTGSTYAMFEPALDYVVAKIPRFPFDKFEKGERRLGTQMKATGEVMAIGRNIEESLLKACRSLEIGVHHNEMPELSAVSDDALIEKVVKAQDDRLFYVSEAIRRGYTPEEIAELTKIDIFYLDKLLHIFEIEQELGAHPQDLEVLKTAKLNGFSDRKIAELWETTADQVRQLRLENKIVPVYKMVDTCAAEFDSETPYFYSTYGWENESIKSDKESVLVLGSGPIRIGQGVEFDYATVHSVKAIQGAGYEAIIMNSNPETVSTDFSVSDKLYFEPLTFEDVMNVIDLEQPKGVIVQFGGQTAINLAEPLAKAGVTILGTQVADLDRAEDRDLFEQALKDLDIPQPPGQTATNEEEAVLAARKIGFPVLVRPSYVLGGRAMEIVENEEDLRSYMRTAVKASPDHPVLVDSYIVGQECEVDAISDGENVLIPGIMEHIERAGVHSGDSMAVYPPQTLSQKVQETIADYTKRLAIGLNCLGMMNIQFVIKDEKVYVIEVNPRASRTVPFLSKVTNIPMAQVATKLILGQNLEELGYQDGLYPESTRVHIKAPVFSFTKLAKVDSLLGPEMKSTGEVMGSDTTLEKALYKAFEASYLHLPTFGNVVFTIADDAKEEALDLARRFHNIGYGILATEGTAAFFASHGLQAQPVGKIGDDNKDIPSFVRKGRIQAIINTVGTKRTADEDGEQIRRSAIEHGVPLFTAIDTANAMLKVLESRSFVTEAI from the coding sequence ATGCCTAAACGTACTGATATTCAAAAAATTATGGTGATTGGTTCTGGTCCGATTATTATTGGTCAGGCTGCTGAGTTTGACTACGCTGGGACCCAGGCTTGCTTGTCTTTGAAAGAGGAAGGTTATGAGGTTGTCTTGGTTAACTCAAATCCTGCAACTATCATGACGGACAAGGAAATTGCTGATAAGGTTTATATTGAACCAATTACACTTGAGTTTGTGACACGTATTCTTCGTAAGGAGCGTCCAGATGCCTTGCTACCAACACTCGGTGGTCAGACAGGTCTCAACATGGCCATGGAATTATCTAAAAATGGTATCCTTGATGAGCTTGGTGTTGAACTTCTGGGTACCAAATTATCTGCCATCGACCAAGCGGAGGACCGTGACCTCTTTAAACAATTGATGGAAGAGCTCAACCAACCCATTCCAGAATCTGAAATTGTTAACACAGTAGAAGAAGCAGTTGCCTTTGCGGTGACAATTGGATACCCAGTCATCGTCCGTCCAGCCTTTACTCTTGGTGGTACTGGTGGTGGTATGTGTGCCAACGAGGAAGAATTGCGCGAGATCGCTGAAAATGGTCTGAAGTTGTCACCTGTTACCCAATGTTTGATTGAGCGTTCAATTGCAGGTTTCAAGGAAATAGAATACGAAGTGATGCGTGACTCAGCTGACAATGCTTTGGTTGTTTGTAACATGGAAAACTTTGACCCAGTTGGGATTCACACAGGGGATTCCATCGTATTTGCCCCTGCGCAAACCATGTCAGACTATGAAAACCAAATGCTTCGTGACGCAAGCTTGAGCATTATTCGTGCCCTCAAGATTGAAGGGGGATGTAATGTTCAGCTGGCCCTTGATCCACACAGTTTCAAGTATTATGTCATCGAAGTAAACCCTCGTGTATCACGTTCGTCAGCACTTGCTTCTAAGGCGACAGGTTACCCAATTGCTAAGTTGGCTGCTAAGATTGCAGTAGGTTTGACCTTGGATGAGGTTATTAACCCCGTTACGGGTTCAACCTATGCCATGTTTGAGCCTGCCCTTGACTACGTGGTTGCCAAGATTCCTCGTTTCCCATTTGACAAGTTTGAAAAAGGTGAACGCCGTCTTGGTACTCAGATGAAGGCCACTGGAGAAGTCATGGCAATCGGTCGTAACATTGAAGAATCTCTTCTTAAGGCTTGTCGCTCCCTTGAAATTGGGGTGCATCACAATGAAATGCCTGAACTTTCAGCAGTTTCTGATGATGCCTTGATTGAAAAGGTTGTGAAAGCCCAAGACGACCGTCTCTTCTATGTATCAGAAGCTATTCGTCGTGGTTATACACCTGAAGAGATAGCTGAATTGACCAAGATTGATATCTTCTATCTTGATAAACTCCTACACATCTTTGAAATTGAGCAAGAATTAGGTGCCCATCCACAAGATCTAGAAGTTTTGAAAACTGCAAAATTGAATGGATTTTCAGACCGTAAGATTGCTGAACTTTGGGAAACGACTGCAGACCAAGTTCGCCAGCTTCGTTTGGAAAACAAGATTGTCCCAGTCTACAAGATGGTCGATACTTGTGCGGCGGAGTTTGACTCTGAAACACCATATTTCTATTCAACCTATGGTTGGGAAAATGAGTCTATCAAGTCTGATAAGGAATCTGTACTTGTACTAGGTTCAGGTCCAATCCGTATCGGTCAGGGCGTTGAGTTTGACTACGCAACTGTTCACTCGGTTAAGGCTATCCAGGGTGCTGGCTACGAAGCCATCATCATGAACTCAAACCCAGAGACCGTTTCTACAGACTTCTCTGTATCAGATAAGCTTTACTTTGAGCCATTGACATTCGAAGATGTTATGAACGTCATTGACTTGGAGCAACCAAAAGGGGTTATCGTTCAGTTTGGTGGTCAAACAGCCATCAACCTTGCGGAGCCATTGGCAAAAGCGGGTGTTACCATCCTTGGTACACAGGTTGCTGACCTAGACCGTGCCGAAGACCGCGACCTCTTCGAGCAAGCTCTTAAAGATTTGGATATTCCACAGCCACCAGGACAAACGGCTACCAATGAAGAAGAAGCAGTGCTTGCAGCTCGCAAGATTGGCTTCCCAGTCCTCGTTCGCCCATCTTATGTCTTGGGTGGTCGTGCTATGGAAATCGTTGAAAACGAAGAAGACCTTCGTTCTTACATGCGAACTGCTGTTAAGGCTAGTCCAGACCACCCAGTTCTTGTTGACTCTTACATCGTTGGGCAAGAGTGCGAAGTTGATGCTATTTCAGACGGAGAAAATGTCCTCATCCCTGGTATTATGGAGCATATCGAACGAGCTGGTGTTCACTCAGGTGACTCAATGGCCGTTTACCCACCACAAACCTTGTCGCAAAAGGTGCAAGAAACAATCGCAGACTATACTAAACGCCTAGCAATTGGTCTTAACTGCCTTGGAATGATGAACATCCAGTTTGTTATCAAGGATGAAAAAGTCTACGTTATTGAGGTCAATCCACGTGCTAGCCGTACGGTGCCATTCCTTTCTAAGGTAACCAATATCCCTATGGCTCAGGTAGCAACCAAGCTTATTCTTGGTCAAAACCTTGAAGAACTTGGTTACCAAGATGGACTTTACCCTGAAAGTACTCGCGTTCATATCAAGGCACCTGTCTTCTCCTTCACAAAACTAGCTAAGGTAGACAGCTTGCTCGGTCCTGAAATGAAGTCAACAGGGGAAGTTATGGGTTCTGATACGACTTTGGAAAAAGCACTCTATAAGGCCTTTGAAGCTTCTTACTTACACTTGCCAACTTTTGGTAACGTTGTATTTACTATCGCAGATGATGCCAAAGAAGAAGCTCTAGATTTGGCTCGTCGTTTCCACAATATTGGCTATGGAATCCTCGCGACAGAAGGGACAGCAGCCTTCTTTGCCAGTCATGGATTGCAAGCCCAACCTGTTGGTAAGATTGGTGATGACAATAAAGATATCCCAAGTTTTGTTCGTAAAGGAAGAATTCAAGCTATCATTAACACAGTTGGAACAAAACGAACTGCAGACGAAGATGGTGAGCAGATTCGCCGTTCAGCTATTGAACACGGGGTGCCCCTATTCACAGCCATAGATACAGCTAACGCCATGCTCAAAGTATTGGAAAGCCGTAGTTTTGTCACAGAAGCAATTTAA
- the nth gene encoding endonuclease III: MVLSKKRARKVLEEIIALFPDAKPSLDFTNHFELLVAVMLSAQTTDAAVNKATPGLFAAFPTPQAMSVATEGEIASHISRLGLYRNKAKFLKKCAQQLLDDFDGQVPQTREELESLAGVGRKTANVVMSVGFGIPAFAVDTHVERICKHHDIVKKSATPLEVEKRVMDILPPEQWLAAHQAMIYFGRAICHPKNPECDQYPQLYDFSNL, from the coding sequence ATGGTCTTGTCAAAAAAACGAGCACGAAAGGTGCTAGAAGAAATCATTGCTCTTTTTCCAGATGCCAAGCCCAGTCTTGATTTCACCAATCATTTTGAACTCTTGGTTGCGGTCATGTTGTCAGCGCAGACGACGGATGCAGCGGTAAATAAGGCCACACCAGGTCTCTTTGCTGCCTTTCCAACGCCACAAGCCATGTCTGTTGCGACAGAGGGTGAGATTGCCTCACACATTTCTCGCCTGGGACTGTATCGGAATAAGGCTAAATTCCTTAAAAAATGTGCCCAACAGTTACTAGATGATTTTGATGGACAAGTTCCTCAAACACGTGAGGAATTGGAGAGTTTGGCAGGTGTTGGTCGCAAGACAGCCAATGTTGTTATGAGTGTGGGCTTTGGAATTCCAGCCTTTGCAGTAGACACTCATGTGGAGCGTATTTGTAAACACCACGATATTGTCAAAAAATCAGCGACACCTCTTGAGGTGGAAAAGCGGGTCATGGATATCTTGCCACCGGAGCAGTGGTTAGCTGCCCATCAGGCTATGATTTATTTTGGAAGAGCTATTTGTCATCCTAAAAATCCAGAGTGTGACCAGTACCCACAGTTATATGATTTTAGCAATTTGTAA
- the pyrR gene encoding bifunctional pyr operon transcriptional regulator/uracil phosphoribosyltransferase PyrR translates to MKTKEVVDELTVKRAITRITYEIIERNKDLNKIVLAGIKTRGVFIAHRIQERLEQLENLSVPVVELDTKPFRDDVKSGEDTSLISVDVTGREVILVDDVLYTGRTIRAAIDNIVGHGRPARVSLAVLVDRGHRELPIRPDYVGKNIPTSRSEEIIVEMTELDGQDRVLITEEA, encoded by the coding sequence ATGAAGACAAAAGAAGTTGTAGACGAATTGACCGTCAAACGAGCGATTACTCGTATTACTTATGAGATTATCGAACGCAACAAAGATTTGAATAAAATCGTCTTGGCTGGTATTAAAACTCGTGGTGTCTTTATCGCCCACCGTATCCAAGAACGTTTGGAGCAACTAGAAAATCTTTCAGTTCCTGTTGTGGAATTGGATACAAAACCTTTCCGTGATGATGTTAAAAGTGGAGAAGATACTTCTTTGATTTCTGTTGATGTGACAGGCCGTGAAGTTATCTTGGTGGATGATGTGCTTTATACAGGTCGTACCATCCGCGCTGCTATTGATAATATTGTCGGTCATGGTCGTCCTGCGCGCGTGAGTTTAGCAGTTCTAGTAGATCGTGGACATAGAGAATTGCCAATCCGTCCAGATTACGTTGGAAAAAATATCCCAACTAGTCGTTCTGAAGAAATCATCGTAGAGATGACAGAACTTGATGGCCAAGACAGAGTTCTGATTACTGAAGAAGCTTAG